A region from the Mya arenaria isolate MELC-2E11 chromosome 2, ASM2691426v1 genome encodes:
- the LOC128223772 gene encoding methyltransferase-like protein 27 yields MAHETLKKIETEYHTDDVLAYKANYEAFKGGLTKHEVAQYYNKWAETGEYDAHLNENRYCGPESCARSLATYYPDNERAHARILDVAAGTGRLGAELHNLGFRQIEALDPSTGMLAKAKDRNVYTHFYNDFIGVDHPVPVDDGTFDGLAVSGGFGEGHIPCTALQEMIRVVRTGGMICIAMREEYLIYVSEYKGSLEQLMTELESAGKWKLEAKDTIPNYAFGLPGVIFQFRVL; encoded by the exons atgGCTCACGAAACATTGAAGAAAATTGAAACAGAGTATCACACCGACGATGTTTTGGCATACAAAGCCAATTACGAAGCATTCAAAGGTGGTTTAACGAAGCACGAAGTTGCgcaatattataacaaatggGCGGAAACAGGAGAATATGATGCG CATTTAAACGAAAACCGCTACTGCGGACCTGAAAGCTGCGCAAGGTCCTTGGCTACATACTATCCAGATAATGAGAGAGCGCATGCGCGAATTCTTGACGTGGCCGCCGGAACTGGTAGACTTGGTGCTGAG TTACATAACCTGGGCTTCAGACAAATCGAAGCTCTTGATCCTTCTACCGGCATGCTGGCCAAGGCGAAAGACAGGAACGTCTATACGCACTTCTACAACGATTTTATCGGAGTGGACCACCCTGTTCCGGTTGACGACG GAACGTTTGATGGTCTAGCGGTATCTGGTGGGTTTGGAGAGGGCCATATCCCTTGTACTGCTTTGCAAGAAATGATTCGCGTTGTTCGCACAG GAGGAATGATCTGCATCGCGATGAGGGAAGAATATTTGATCTACGTGTCGGAGTACAAAGGCTCTTTAGAACAGCTCATGACAGAGCTAGAGAGCGCGGGAAAATGGAAGCTAGAGGCTAAAGACACAATACCCAACTACGCTTTTGGGTTGCCTGGTGTCATTTTCCAGTTTAGGGTGCTGTAG